In Pelosinus sp. UFO1, one genomic interval encodes:
- a CDS encoding multidrug effflux MFS transporter, with translation MNDCLEKRAITSEEVPRHSVLWMAFLLGALASFGPLSIDMYLPALPNLASDLKASTSLTQLSLTACLLGIASGQLFAGPISDVCGRRRPLLIGLVAYAISSLLCVFSPNIVTFVILRFIQGLAGSAGIVISRAIVRDLYSGSEMTRFFSLLMLVNGVAPILAPIVGGQILELTTWRGIFAVLSGVGSLMLLGVVWGFKETLPIALRSKGGVQNTLGTFMKLSKNRTFMGYALTQGFVMAAMFAYISGSPFVLQNVFNVSPQMFSLLFGINGLGIIIAGQITGRLAGKINETKLLVAGLAIAFVGGISLLAGVLLGGGLYTLLIPLFFAVSSVGIVGTSTFSLAMQDQAKSAGSASALIGLLSFIFGGFMAPLVGICGSHTAIPMGVTIAVAETAAVLSYFFLVRHT, from the coding sequence ATGAATGATTGTCTAGAAAAAAGGGCAATTACCTCGGAAGAGGTGCCCCGGCATTCCGTACTGTGGATGGCCTTTCTGCTTGGCGCCCTCGCTTCTTTTGGTCCCTTATCCATTGATATGTATTTGCCCGCTCTGCCGAACTTAGCAAGTGATCTTAAAGCAAGTACATCTTTGACCCAGCTCAGTTTAACAGCTTGTTTGCTGGGGATTGCATCGGGACAGCTATTTGCCGGGCCAATTAGCGATGTTTGTGGACGAAGAAGGCCATTGCTAATTGGACTTGTCGCCTATGCTATTTCTTCTTTATTATGTGTGTTTTCTCCGAATATAGTAACGTTTGTAATCCTACGTTTTATTCAAGGATTAGCGGGATCAGCAGGTATCGTTATTTCACGAGCTATTGTAAGGGATCTTTATTCAGGTTCTGAAATGACACGATTTTTTTCTTTATTAATGCTAGTTAATGGCGTTGCTCCCATTCTGGCCCCTATTGTTGGTGGGCAGATTCTAGAGCTTACCACATGGCGAGGCATTTTTGCTGTATTGTCGGGAGTAGGGAGCCTTATGCTTTTGGGCGTTGTTTGGGGCTTTAAGGAAACATTGCCAATTGCTCTTCGCTCTAAGGGTGGTGTCCAAAATACCTTAGGCACCTTTATGAAGTTATCTAAAAATCGGACTTTTATGGGATATGCACTTACTCAAGGATTTGTTATGGCTGCTATGTTCGCCTATATTTCTGGGTCACCTTTTGTACTGCAAAATGTTTTTAATGTTTCTCCTCAAATGTTTAGCTTACTTTTTGGTATAAATGGTCTAGGAATTATAATTGCAGGTCAAATTACAGGCAGGTTAGCCGGAAAAATTAATGAGACAAAGCTTCTCGTTGCTGGCCTTGCAATTGCCTTTGTGGGAGGAATTTCTCTACTAGCAGGGGTTTTACTAGGCGGGGGGCTTTATACTCTCTTGATCCCTTTATTTTTTGCTGTTTCTAGTGTGGGGATAGTGGGCACAAGTACTTTTTCCTTAGCGATGCAGGATCAAGCAAAATCGGCAGGCAGTGCATCCGCTTTGATTGGTCTATTGTCCTTTATTTTTGGCGGGTTTATGGCGCCCCTTGTAGGAATTTGCGGAAGCCATACAGCGATCCCCATGGGCGTTACTATAGCCGTAGCAGAAACAGCAGCTGTCTTATCTTATTTCTTTCTAGTCAGACATACATAA
- the mmsB gene encoding multiple monosaccharide ABC transporter permease produces METLKQMFKNNIREYGMVIALVSIMIFFEIASNGVLLKPLNVTNLIQQNSYILVLAIGMLLVIVAFQIDLSVGSIAAFVGAMSAILMVDNKIGVVPGILVSLLIGALAGAWQGYWISYFKIPAFIVTLAGMLIFRGLTMTALEGQSKGPYPEVFQKMSNGFVPDLFGGTTIHITTLVVGIILTLIYIYFEISHRKAKQEYNFDVIPINFLVAKIVFVGVAINWFMYLLAAYKGIPNVLILLFILIVFYTFITTKTVVGRHIYALGGNEKAAKLSGVKTERIVFWVFVNMGVMAALSGLVFAARLNAATPKAGTGFELDAIAACFIGGASTAGGIGVVMGAIIGGLVMGVMNNGMSLIGVTIDMQQTIKGLVLLLAVAFDIYTKSKQS; encoded by the coding sequence ATGGAAACATTGAAACAGATGTTTAAAAATAATATTAGAGAATATGGTATGGTTATTGCACTCGTATCCATTATGATATTTTTCGAAATAGCGAGTAATGGAGTCTTGTTGAAACCGTTAAACGTAACGAATCTTATTCAGCAGAATAGTTATATACTTGTACTTGCCATTGGAATGCTGCTGGTTATCGTAGCCTTTCAAATTGATTTATCAGTAGGATCTATAGCAGCGTTCGTTGGCGCCATGTCTGCAATCCTAATGGTGGATAATAAAATTGGAGTTGTGCCTGGAATTCTTGTTTCTTTGCTAATTGGAGCTCTTGCCGGGGCATGGCAGGGGTATTGGATATCCTATTTTAAAATTCCGGCCTTTATTGTCACATTAGCAGGGATGCTAATTTTTCGAGGACTGACAATGACAGCGTTAGAGGGCCAATCTAAAGGACCTTACCCGGAAGTTTTCCAAAAAATGAGCAATGGATTTGTGCCAGATCTTTTTGGTGGAACAACAATTCATATTACAACACTTGTGGTTGGCATTATTTTAACATTGATTTATATATACTTTGAAATAAGTCATAGAAAGGCCAAGCAAGAGTATAACTTTGATGTCATTCCCATAAATTTTCTTGTTGCGAAAATCGTGTTTGTTGGGGTTGCCATTAATTGGTTTATGTATTTACTTGCTGCCTATAAAGGCATTCCGAATGTACTCATCTTGTTATTTATATTAATTGTCTTTTATACCTTTATCACTACGAAGACGGTAGTAGGTCGTCATATTTATGCGCTTGGTGGTAACGAAAAAGCAGCAAAGCTATCAGGTGTAAAAACAGAACGAATCGTGTTTTGGGTTTTTGTTAATATGGGAGTCATGGCTGCCCTTTCTGGTTTAGTATTTGCGGCTCGCCTTAATGCGGCAACGCCAAAAGCAGGCACAGGTTTTGAACTAGATGCAATTGCCGCTTGTTTTATTGGGGGTGCTTCCACCGCGGGAGGAATTGGCGTTGTCATGGGAGCCATCATTGGTGGTCTTGTCATGGGGGTTATGAACAATGGCATGTCTCTAATTGGGGTTACCATTGATATGCAGCAAACAATCAAAGGTTTAGTATTGTTATTGGCAGTAGCTTTTGATATTTACACAAAATCAAAGCAATCTTAG
- the mmsA gene encoding multiple monosaccharide ABC transporter ATP-binding protein: MEDIILAMKNITKTFPGVKALNDVNLEVKKGEIHALVGENGAGKSTLMKVLSGVYPHGSYTGEIHYNGQLCEFKNIKESEKLGIVIIHQELALIPYLSIEENIFLGNEQGKNGLIDWHATTVNTKELLVKVGLKELPNTLITNIGVGKQQLVEIAKALSKEVQLLILDEPTASLNEDDSENLLNLLLDFKKQGISSIIISHKLNEISKIADSITILRDGATIETLQVQEDHITEDRIIKGMVGRELTDRFPKRETVIGDVIFEVKNWNVYHPLHGERKMIDNVNISIRQGEVVGIAGLMGAGRTELAMSIFGKSYGQKISGHLYKNGKEIQLPNVSSAIEQGVAYVTEDRKQYGLILNDDIKTNISLANLEKLAKNHVLDENQEIVVAEKSRQKMNIKCSSILQKTVNLSGGNQQKVVLSKWIFTNPDILILDEPTRGIDVGAKFEIYNIINQLVKEGKGILLISSELPEVLGMCDRIYVMSEGSITGELSRSEASQEKIMKYVIDK; encoded by the coding sequence ATGGAAGATATTATTTTAGCGATGAAGAATATTACGAAGACCTTTCCAGGGGTTAAAGCGCTTAATGATGTAAATCTAGAGGTGAAAAAGGGCGAAATTCATGCACTCGTTGGTGAGAATGGAGCAGGGAAATCCACTTTAATGAAGGTTTTAAGTGGAGTATATCCTCATGGGTCCTATACAGGAGAAATTCATTATAATGGGCAGTTATGTGAATTTAAGAATATCAAAGAAAGTGAAAAGTTAGGAATTGTTATTATTCATCAGGAACTTGCCTTGATTCCTTACTTATCCATAGAAGAAAATATTTTTCTTGGTAATGAACAAGGAAAAAACGGTCTAATTGACTGGCACGCTACGACTGTTAATACAAAAGAATTACTTGTAAAAGTGGGACTCAAAGAATTACCTAATACACTGATAACTAATATAGGTGTTGGCAAACAACAATTAGTTGAGATTGCAAAAGCACTATCAAAAGAAGTACAGCTGTTAATTTTAGATGAACCAACGGCTTCTTTAAATGAAGATGATAGTGAGAATTTATTAAACCTCCTGTTAGATTTTAAGAAGCAAGGAATCTCCTCTATTATTATTTCACACAAGCTGAATGAAATTTCAAAGATTGCAGATTCGATTACTATTTTGCGAGATGGAGCCACCATAGAGACCTTACAGGTTCAAGAAGATCACATTACGGAAGATCGGATCATCAAAGGTATGGTAGGCAGGGAATTAACAGACCGTTTTCCCAAAAGAGAGACAGTGATTGGTGACGTTATTTTCGAGGTAAAGAATTGGAACGTATACCATCCTCTACATGGTGAACGAAAAATGATTGATAATGTAAATATTTCGATTAGACAAGGCGAGGTAGTAGGGATTGCCGGGCTCATGGGAGCGGGAAGAACAGAGTTAGCCATGAGCATATTTGGTAAATCCTATGGCCAAAAGATAAGTGGACATTTATATAAAAACGGAAAAGAAATACAGTTACCGAATGTAAGCAGCGCCATTGAACAAGGCGTCGCTTATGTCACAGAAGATCGAAAACAGTATGGCTTAATTTTAAATGACGATATAAAGACCAACATTTCATTAGCAAATCTAGAGAAGCTCGCGAAGAACCATGTACTGGACGAGAATCAAGAAATCGTCGTGGCAGAAAAAAGCCGTCAGAAGATGAACATTAAGTGTTCTAGTATTTTGCAGAAAACTGTAAATCTAAGTGGTGGAAATCAGCAAAAGGTTGTTTTGAGTAAGTGGATTTTTACTAATCCGGATATTTTAATTTTGGATGAACCAACAAGGGGGATTGACGTAGGAGCTAAATTTGAAATCTACAACATTATTAATCAGTTAGTTAAAGAGGGAAAGGGAATCTTGCTGATTTCTTCTGAACTTCCTGAGGTTTTAGGAATGTGCGATCGAATCTATGTTATGAGTGAGGGGAGTATTACTGGAGAACTTTCCCGGAGTGAAGCATCCCAAGAGAAAATTATGAAATACGTAATTGATAAATAG
- the chvE gene encoding multiple monosaccharide ABC transporter substrate-binding protein: protein MKKVIALLLMCAMVLLLAACGSSTNSSTNSAASGKKKVGIAMPTKSSARWIADGENIVKQLQAKGYETDLQYGEDNVENQLAQIENMITKGANVLVVASIDGESLTNVLQKAKDKNIPVIAYDRLIKKTPNVDYYATFDNFKVGVLQATYIEKSLGLKEGKGPFNIELFGGSPDDNNAFMFFDGAMSVLKPYIDSKKLIVKSGQMDMGVCATLRWDGATAQARMDNLLSKNYSGAKVDAVLSPYDGISIGILSSLKAVGYGTPSQPMPIVTGQDAEIPSIKSIIKGEQAQTVFKDTRDLAKVTVDMVDALLNGKKAETNDDKTYNNGVKVVPSYLLVPVSVDKSNYAKILVESGYYTEDKLK, encoded by the coding sequence ATGAAAAAGGTGATCGCTCTATTACTCATGTGTGCTATGGTACTTTTGCTGGCAGCATGCGGATCAAGTACGAATTCATCAACGAATTCGGCTGCTAGTGGTAAGAAAAAAGTAGGTATCGCAATGCCAACAAAGTCTTCAGCAAGATGGATTGCAGATGGTGAGAATATTGTAAAACAACTGCAAGCCAAGGGGTATGAAACTGATTTGCAATATGGGGAAGACAATGTAGAAAATCAACTTGCCCAAATAGAAAACATGATTACAAAGGGTGCTAATGTTTTAGTTGTTGCATCCATTGACGGTGAATCTTTAACGAATGTACTGCAAAAAGCAAAAGATAAAAACATTCCGGTCATAGCCTATGACCGCTTAATTAAGAAGACTCCAAATGTAGATTACTATGCAACCTTTGATAATTTTAAAGTAGGGGTTTTACAAGCTACCTACATTGAAAAAAGCCTAGGCTTAAAAGAAGGTAAAGGACCTTTTAATATTGAGCTTTTTGGTGGATCACCTGATGACAATAATGCGTTCATGTTTTTTGATGGCGCTATGTCAGTTCTGAAACCTTATATCGATTCTAAGAAGTTAATTGTAAAAAGTGGACAAATGGACATGGGCGTATGCGCTACATTAAGATGGGATGGTGCTACTGCTCAGGCAAGAATGGATAATTTATTAAGTAAGAATTATTCTGGTGCTAAAGTAGATGCAGTATTATCTCCTTATGATGGTATTAGTATTGGTATCCTTTCTTCTTTAAAAGCGGTTGGTTATGGTACACCAAGTCAACCAATGCCTATTGTTACAGGACAGGATGCTGAAATACCTTCTATTAAATCAATTATCAAGGGTGAACAAGCACAGACAGTGTTCAAAGATACTAGAGACCTTGCTAAAGTAACTGTTGATATGGTAGATGCATTATTAAATGGCAAAAAAGCAGAAACCAATGATGATAAGACCTACAATAATGGTGTAAAAGTAGTACCTTCTTATCTCTTAGTTCCTGTTTCTGTAGATAAATCGAACTACGCGAAAATACTAGTTGAGAGCGGATATTATACAGAAGATAAACTTAAATAA
- a CDS encoding ABC transporter permease — MFWESVLIAFEGLKANKLRAILTMLGIIIGVGAVVAMVSLGLGVQQKVQNSIAGLGSNLLIVTPGSNSPSGGVRLAAGSNITLTKQDGKAISQQVSGVNAVAPAVSQQFQIIYGNQNWKTSVQGTTPEFLTIRNFEVASGTFFSTSDEDTRARVAVIGETVATNLFGGVSPVGQTIRIGQAPFRVIGVLGSKGQSSMGSDQDDVVIVPLTTAQERLMGISYVHNINIQVENDEIMDKVQEDVATLLRSRHHLAQNTTDDFTVRNLTSLMTTMKETTGTLTLFLGSVAAISLLVGGIGIMNIMLVSVTERTREIGIRKALGATYKNILLQFIIEAVVIGVTGGLLGIFLGVVGARIVSLVAGWNTVISYIAIFGAFTISVMIGLFFGIYPARKAALLDPIDALRYE, encoded by the coding sequence ATGTTCTGGGAAAGCGTTTTAATTGCTTTTGAAGGGCTGAAAGCCAATAAGCTCAGAGCCATCCTTACAATGCTGGGAATTATTATTGGTGTAGGTGCTGTTGTTGCCATGGTATCCCTTGGGCTTGGAGTGCAGCAAAAGGTGCAAAATTCCATTGCAGGTTTAGGGAGCAATCTTCTTATCGTTACGCCAGGATCGAATTCACCTTCAGGGGGCGTGCGTTTGGCAGCTGGATCGAATATCACGTTAACAAAGCAAGATGGGAAAGCCATTAGTCAACAAGTAAGTGGAGTAAATGCTGTAGCACCTGCTGTCAGTCAACAATTCCAGATTATTTATGGGAATCAAAACTGGAAAACCAGTGTCCAGGGCACTACCCCCGAATTTTTAACAATACGCAATTTTGAGGTTGCATCCGGAACGTTTTTTAGTACAAGTGACGAAGATACACGAGCACGAGTTGCTGTGATTGGTGAAACAGTAGCCACTAATTTATTTGGAGGGGTTAGTCCTGTAGGGCAGACGATACGCATTGGTCAGGCTCCTTTTCGCGTAATAGGGGTACTGGGCAGTAAGGGGCAGTCATCTATGGGGTCTGATCAGGATGATGTGGTCATTGTACCTTTAACCACAGCGCAAGAACGTCTGATGGGTATATCTTATGTACACAATATTAATATACAGGTAGAGAATGATGAAATCATGGATAAAGTGCAAGAAGACGTTGCTACATTACTCAGATCGCGTCATCACTTAGCGCAAAATACTACAGATGATTTTACAGTTCGGAATCTTACATCACTTATGACCACCATGAAAGAGACGACTGGGACCCTTACCTTATTTTTGGGAAGTGTTGCAGCGATTTCATTATTAGTCGGTGGTATTGGTATTATGAATATCATGTTAGTCTCTGTAACAGAAAGGACTCGCGAAATAGGAATACGAAAAGCCCTGGGCGCAACTTATAAAAATATCTTACTTCAATTTATCATAGAAGCCGTAGTGATTGGTGTCACCGGAGGATTACTGGGTATTTTTCTCGGTGTAGTAGGAGCTCGTATCGTTTCTCTGGTAGCAGGTTGGAATACAGTAATTTCCTACATTGCTATCTTTGGGGCATTTACTATTTCTGTAATGATTGGATTATTTTTCGGAATTTATCCTGCTCGTAAGGCTGCATTACTGGATCCTATTGATGCACTACGATATGAATAA
- a CDS encoding ABC transporter ATP-binding protein, giving the protein MTIHLENVTKEYSMGDTIVRALAGVNLSIAPGELTAIMGPSGSGKSTLMNILGCLDIPSSGSYRIDGQEVAKLNGDELAATRNKKIGFVFQNFNLLPRMSALQNVALPMVYAGVDKKARMETAAQALAMVGLEERKDHRPNELSGGQRQRVAIARSLVNNPAIIMADEPTGNLDTKSGNEIMEIFCNLNSQGRTIILVTHEPEIAAFTRRILHVRDGKIVRDEKGKEARLCSGKAF; this is encoded by the coding sequence ATGACAATTCATTTAGAAAATGTCACAAAAGAATATTCTATGGGAGATACCATAGTACGTGCATTAGCAGGAGTTAATTTATCGATTGCTCCTGGAGAATTGACGGCTATTATGGGCCCGTCAGGATCAGGAAAATCAACATTAATGAACATATTAGGTTGTCTTGATATTCCTAGTAGTGGATCTTATCGAATCGACGGGCAAGAAGTTGCAAAACTTAATGGGGACGAACTGGCAGCTACTCGCAACAAAAAGATTGGTTTTGTATTTCAAAATTTCAATCTGCTGCCCAGGATGTCGGCTTTACAAAATGTTGCGCTACCTATGGTCTATGCGGGTGTGGATAAGAAGGCACGAATGGAAACGGCGGCTCAAGCACTCGCTATGGTTGGTCTAGAAGAACGTAAAGATCATCGTCCTAATGAATTATCAGGCGGTCAAAGGCAACGGGTGGCAATTGCTCGATCGTTAGTTAATAATCCAGCAATTATTATGGCTGATGAACCTACAGGTAATCTAGACACGAAATCGGGCAATGAAATTATGGAGATCTTTTGTAATCTAAACAGCCAAGGGCGAACGATTATCTTAGTCACCCATGAACCTGAAATTGCTGCATTCACACGTCGGATCCTTCATGTTCGAGATGGTAAAATTGTTCGTGATGAAAAGGGTAAGGAGGCGAGACTATGTTCTGGGAAAGCGTTTTAA
- a CDS encoding efflux RND transporter periplasmic adaptor subunit, whose product MIWQKIKQYKKSIIFLVVLACLGGGGALYFKKSSIPVVAGTRVTIGRGDVIEAISATGTISAVNSVDISSRVTGLISELRVKENDMVKKGQVLVVLDDTTIKAQIAQYQAQMENYAATYERSKKLAAIGAEALQQLDTDRTNFLVAQSTYNSNASQLGYYVITAPIDGMVIGTPTPAGQTVAQGISTPQVIMTIADMSKMQIKVLVDESDIGRVKMGQEVSFTVDSYTTQTFTGKVTRISRSATTSSNVVYYPVYVDVDSAENLLYPTMTARVTIKAGESKNVLVAPLAAVKEEKGQKYVQLIVNGVQQRAPVNIGLSDDEKVEIRSGLNEGDVIVLPVAKARTTATTQNQGPPPPI is encoded by the coding sequence ATGATTTGGCAAAAAATTAAGCAATATAAAAAATCAATTATATTTTTAGTCGTTCTAGCATGCCTAGGAGGTGGCGGTGCATTATACTTCAAAAAAAGTAGCATCCCTGTTGTTGCAGGAACAAGGGTGACCATCGGGCGGGGTGATGTAATAGAAGCTATTTCTGCAACGGGAACCATTTCTGCAGTGAATTCAGTCGATATTAGTTCCCGGGTAACAGGGCTGATTAGTGAACTCAGAGTAAAAGAAAATGATATGGTGAAAAAGGGGCAGGTTTTGGTTGTACTGGATGACACAACGATCAAAGCACAAATTGCTCAATATCAAGCCCAAATGGAAAATTATGCTGCTACTTATGAACGTAGTAAGAAATTAGCAGCGATTGGTGCAGAGGCATTGCAGCAACTAGACACGGATCGTACCAATTTCCTTGTAGCCCAATCTACATATAATAGCAACGCATCCCAGTTAGGATATTATGTGATTACAGCGCCGATTGATGGTATGGTAATTGGCACGCCTACACCTGCTGGGCAGACTGTAGCCCAAGGGATTTCTACCCCCCAAGTTATTATGACTATTGCGGATATGTCAAAAATGCAAATTAAGGTTTTAGTGGATGAATCAGATATTGGTCGGGTGAAGATGGGGCAAGAGGTTTCTTTCACTGTGGATTCTTATACTACTCAAACCTTTACGGGGAAAGTGACACGTATTTCGCGAAGTGCAACAACCTCGTCTAATGTTGTATATTACCCTGTCTATGTCGACGTGGACTCTGCAGAAAACCTGTTATACCCAACGATGACTGCGAGAGTAACAATAAAAGCTGGAGAGAGCAAGAATGTATTGGTTGCCCCCCTAGCGGCTGTTAAAGAGGAAAAGGGACAAAAATACGTACAATTAATAGTAAATGGTGTACAGCAGAGGGCGCCAGTAAACATTGGATTGAGTGATGATGAAAAGGTGGAGATACGTAGTGGGTTAAATGAAGGTGATGTCATTGTATTACCAGTAGCTAAAGCACGTACAACGGCCACTACTCAAAATCAAGGGCCACCGCCTCCAATATAA
- a CDS encoding response regulator transcription factor, whose protein sequence is MKKTILIVDDELRIRKLITDFLVREGYSTLEAGDGLLALELLAKEHIDLVILDVMMPEHDGWTVCREIRKKSNIPVIMLTAKGEEVDQLFAFEIGADEYVTKPFSPKVLTARVNALFRRIEGEKATVYNGLQINTTARQVSIDEQSLDLSPKEYDLLAYLTENSGKALSRQQILNQVWSYDYFGDLRTVDTHINRLRTKLGEKSTLVQTIRGYGYRFEVEK, encoded by the coding sequence TTGAAAAAAACAATTTTAATCGTTGATGATGAACTACGTATTAGAAAATTGATAACTGATTTTTTAGTGAGGGAAGGCTACAGCACCCTAGAAGCTGGTGATGGACTTCTCGCACTAGAACTTTTGGCAAAAGAACATATTGATTTAGTTATTTTAGATGTTATGATGCCAGAACATGATGGCTGGACAGTGTGTAGGGAAATTAGGAAAAAAAGTAATATTCCTGTCATTATGCTTACAGCAAAAGGGGAAGAAGTGGATCAACTTTTTGCCTTTGAGATTGGTGCCGATGAATATGTCACAAAGCCTTTTAGCCCGAAGGTTCTAACAGCACGAGTCAACGCTTTGTTTCGCCGCATAGAAGGAGAGAAAGCCACTGTGTATAACGGATTGCAAATCAATACAACCGCCCGCCAAGTATCCATTGATGAACAGTCCTTAGATTTAAGTCCGAAAGAATATGACCTACTAGCCTATTTAACAGAAAACAGCGGCAAAGCCTTAAGTCGCCAGCAAATTTTAAACCAAGTATGGAGCTATGATTATTTCGGTGACCTACGCACTGTAGATACTCATATTAACAGACTTAGAACAAAACTAGGAGAGAAAAGCACCCTTGTGCAAACCATAAGAGGCTACGGATACCGATTTGAGGTTGAAAAATGA